In Nonomuraea sp. NBC_00507, the following are encoded in one genomic region:
- the argB gene encoding acetylglutamate kinase has translation MRLSTAQTKAEALIEALPWLTRFHGATVVIKYGGNAMTEEALKEGFAEDVVFLHHVGLRPVVVHGGGPQISSALDKLGIESTFTAGLRVTTPEAMQVVRMVLTGQVNPEIVGLVNRHGPFAVGMSGEDAHLFTAVRKHALVDGEPVDIGQVGEIIKVDPGAVKALIDDGRIPVVSSVARGDDGQIYNVNADTAAAALAVALQAQKLIVLTDVEGLYANWPDDTDVIDSLTADELETLMPTLSSGMVPKMEACLSAVQGGVPQAHVLDGRVPHSLLLEIFTNEGIGTMVMP, from the coding sequence ATGAGGCTCTCCACCGCCCAGACGAAGGCCGAGGCCTTGATCGAGGCGCTGCCCTGGCTGACCCGCTTCCACGGCGCGACGGTCGTCATCAAGTACGGCGGCAACGCCATGACCGAAGAGGCGCTCAAGGAGGGCTTCGCCGAGGACGTCGTCTTCCTGCACCACGTGGGCCTGCGCCCGGTGGTCGTGCACGGCGGCGGCCCGCAGATCAGCAGCGCGCTGGACAAGCTCGGCATCGAGTCGACGTTCACCGCCGGCCTCCGGGTCACCACGCCCGAGGCCATGCAGGTCGTCAGGATGGTACTGACGGGCCAGGTCAACCCCGAGATCGTGGGCCTGGTCAACCGGCACGGCCCGTTCGCGGTCGGCATGTCCGGCGAGGACGCCCACCTGTTCACCGCCGTGCGCAAGCACGCGCTCGTGGACGGCGAGCCGGTCGACATCGGCCAGGTCGGCGAGATCATCAAGGTCGACCCCGGCGCCGTCAAGGCCCTGATCGACGACGGCCGCATCCCCGTGGTCTCCAGCGTCGCCAGGGGAGACGACGGCCAGATCTACAACGTCAACGCCGACACCGCCGCCGCCGCGCTGGCCGTGGCGCTCCAGGCGCAGAAGCTGATCGTGCTGACCGACGTCGAAGGCCTGTACGCCAACTGGCCCGACGACACCGACGTGATCGACAGCCTCACCGCCGACGAGCTGGAAACGCTCATGCCCACGCTGTCCAGCGGCATGGTCCCCAAAATGGAGGCCTGCCTGTCGGCGGTGCAGGGCGGCGTGCCGCAGGCCCACGTGCTCGACGGTCGCGTGCCCCATTCACTGCTGCTAGAGATCTTCACCAACGAAGGAATCGGAACGATGGTGATGCCCTGA
- a CDS encoding acetylornithine transaminase, with amino-acid sequence MDLYQRFEKVFMPNYGIPPVALARGEGCRVWDVDGKQYLDFIGGIATSSLGHAHPALVEAVSTQVATIAHTSNLFLHEPEVLLAEKLIALLNAPARVFFANSGTEANEAAYKLALKYGRREGRSYFVAAENGFHGRTIGALSLTGKQSIRDQFGPFPVDVRFVPYGDATALKEAVTGDCIAVFLEPTQGEAGVVPPPAGYFEAAREICDSTGALLVADEIQSAIGRTGHWFAHQADGVTPDILTLAKGLGGGMPIGACVGFGEVGKLFAKGDHGSTFGGNPVSCAAALAVLDTLDLDHVKTVSARLRDGLEAVGHPLLKGVRGRGLWLAAVLNEPRSADVQKAAANAGFLVNALQPDAVRIAPPLVVTADEVDAFVAAFPAILTEAAR; translated from the coding sequence ATGGACCTATATCAGAGGTTCGAAAAGGTGTTCATGCCCAACTACGGCATCCCGCCGGTCGCGCTGGCGCGCGGCGAGGGCTGCCGTGTGTGGGACGTGGACGGCAAGCAATACCTCGACTTCATCGGCGGCATCGCGACCAGCTCGCTCGGCCACGCGCACCCCGCCCTGGTCGAGGCCGTGTCGACGCAGGTCGCCACCATCGCGCACACGAGCAACCTGTTCCTGCACGAGCCCGAGGTGCTGCTCGCCGAGAAGCTCATCGCCCTGCTGAACGCCCCCGCCCGGGTCTTCTTCGCCAACTCCGGCACCGAGGCCAACGAGGCGGCGTACAAGCTGGCGCTCAAGTACGGCCGCCGCGAGGGCCGCTCCTACTTCGTCGCCGCCGAGAACGGCTTCCACGGCCGCACGATCGGCGCCCTGTCGCTGACCGGCAAGCAGTCCATCCGCGACCAGTTCGGCCCGTTCCCCGTCGATGTGCGCTTCGTCCCCTACGGCGACGCCACCGCGCTCAAGGAAGCCGTGACCGGCGACTGCATCGCGGTCTTCCTGGAGCCCACCCAGGGCGAGGCCGGCGTGGTGCCCCCGCCGGCCGGCTACTTCGAGGCCGCCCGCGAGATCTGCGACTCGACCGGCGCGCTGCTGGTGGCCGACGAGATCCAGTCGGCGATCGGGCGTACCGGGCACTGGTTCGCCCACCAGGCCGACGGCGTCACGCCCGACATCCTGACCCTGGCCAAGGGACTGGGCGGCGGCATGCCGATCGGCGCCTGCGTCGGCTTCGGCGAGGTCGGCAAGCTGTTCGCGAAGGGCGACCACGGCTCGACCTTCGGCGGCAACCCGGTCTCCTGCGCCGCCGCCCTGGCGGTGCTGGACACCCTGGACCTCGACCACGTGAAGACCGTTTCCGCACGTCTGCGCGACGGTCTGGAGGCCGTCGGCCATCCGCTGCTGAAGGGCGTCCGCGGCCGCGGCCTGTGGCTGGCCGCGGTCCTGAACGAGCCGCGCTCGGCCGACGTCCAGAAGGCCGCCGCGAACGCCGGCTTCCTGGTGAACGCCCTCCAGCCCGACGCCGTGCGCATCGCCCCGCCGCTGGTGGTGACGGCCGACGAGGTGGACGCCTTCGTGGCCGCGTTCCCCGCGATCCTGACGGAGGCCGCCCGATGA
- the argF gene encoding ornithine carbamoyltransferase, producing the protein MTRHSADSAQIRHFLRDDDLSPAEQAEVLDLAAAMKKDRFGYRPFEGPQTVAVLFDKPSARTRVSFHTGIGELGGLPLVVDNVSVLMGRGEPTADLARVLDRQVAAIVWRTTGQELIEEMAAHSRVPVVNALTDEFHPCQILADLQTVREHLGRTAGLTLTYLGDGANNMAHSYLLGGATAGMHIRIAAPAGYQPDAVILDQAAAIAAKTGGSVVALSDPVAAVQGTHVIATDTWVSMGQDGKEQRVRDLMPYQVNGELLEHAAPDAIVLHCLPAYRDYEITDAVLEGPRSVVWDQAENRLHAQKALLHWLATHR; encoded by the coding sequence ATGACCAGGCACAGCGCGGACTCGGCGCAAATCAGGCACTTCCTGAGGGACGACGACCTCTCGCCCGCCGAGCAGGCGGAGGTCCTCGACCTCGCCGCCGCGATGAAGAAGGACCGGTTCGGCTACCGGCCGTTCGAGGGCCCGCAGACGGTCGCGGTGCTGTTCGACAAGCCGTCGGCCCGCACCCGCGTCTCCTTCCACACCGGCATCGGCGAGCTGGGCGGCCTACCGCTGGTCGTGGACAACGTCTCGGTCCTGATGGGCCGCGGCGAGCCCACCGCCGACCTCGCCAGGGTGCTCGACCGGCAGGTCGCCGCCATCGTCTGGCGGACCACCGGCCAGGAGCTCATCGAGGAGATGGCGGCCCACTCCCGCGTGCCGGTCGTCAACGCGCTCACCGACGAGTTCCACCCGTGCCAGATCCTCGCCGACCTGCAGACCGTCCGGGAGCACCTGGGCAGGACCGCCGGGCTCACGCTGACCTACCTCGGCGACGGCGCCAACAACATGGCCCACTCCTACCTGCTCGGCGGCGCCACGGCCGGGATGCACATCCGCATCGCCGCCCCGGCCGGCTACCAGCCCGACGCGGTCATCCTCGACCAGGCCGCCGCCATCGCCGCCAAGACGGGCGGCTCGGTGGTCGCGCTGTCGGACCCGGTCGCCGCCGTCCAGGGCACGCACGTGATCGCCACCGACACGTGGGTGTCGATGGGCCAGGACGGCAAGGAGCAGCGGGTCCGCGACCTCATGCCGTACCAGGTCAATGGCGAGCTGCTCGAGCACGCCGCGCCCGACGCGATCGTGCTGCACTGCCTGCCGGCCTACCGCGACTACGAGATCACCGACGCGGTGCTCGAAGGGCCGCGCAGCGTCGTGTGGGACCAGGCCGAGAACCGGCTGCACGCGCAGAAGGCGCTGCTGCACTGGCTGGCGACACACCGATGA
- a CDS encoding arginine repressor codes for MTIPMTKAARQQRITDLLRRQAVRSQPELAKLLADSGVEVTQATLSRDLDELGALKLRAEDGSLVYALPGEGGGRIPLARVGTGESPSARLQRVAEELLVSAEASANLVVVKTPPGAAQFMSSAIDHADWESILGTVAGDDTILVITRDPAGGPAVADALLKVAARRSLEQK; via the coding sequence ATGACCATTCCGATGACCAAAGCGGCCAGGCAGCAGAGGATCACCGATCTGCTGCGGCGGCAGGCCGTGCGCTCCCAGCCGGAGCTGGCCAAGCTCCTCGCCGACAGCGGCGTCGAGGTCACCCAGGCCACGCTCTCGCGCGACCTGGACGAGCTCGGGGCGCTCAAGCTGCGCGCGGAGGACGGCTCGCTGGTGTACGCGCTGCCCGGCGAAGGCGGCGGGCGGATCCCGCTGGCCCGGGTGGGCACCGGCGAGTCCCCATCGGCGAGGCTGCAGCGCGTCGCCGAGGAACTGCTGGTCAGCGCCGAGGCCTCGGCCAACCTGGTCGTCGTGAAAACCCCTCCGGGGGCGGCACAGTTCATGTCCTCCGCGATCGACCACGCCGACTGGGAGTCCATCCTCGGCACGGTGGCGGGCGACGACACCATCCTCGTCATCACCCGCGACCCGGCAGGCGGGCCGGCGGTCGCCGACGCCCTCCTGAAAGTCGCCGCCCGGCGTAGTTTGGAGCAGAAATGA
- a CDS encoding argininosuccinate synthase, with the protein MTERVVLAYSGGLDTSVAIPYLAEKMNAEVVCVAVDLGQGGEDMEAIQKRAIDCGAAESVVVDAKEEFAADFCVPALQANALYMDRYPLVSSLSRPLIVKHLVSAAEQFGGTVVSHGCTGKGNDQVRFEAGLAALAPGLKVVAPARDFAWTRDKAIEYAEAKGLPIETSKKNPFSIDQNLWGRAVETGFLEDIWNGPTEEVYAYTADPSQPKEPDEVVVTFEAGVPVKIDGRPLTPYQIIDELNKRAGAQGVGRIDMVEDRLVGIKSREVYEAPGAIALITAHMELENVTVERDLARFKRGVDQRWSELVYDGLWFSPLKDALDALIAEAQKHVSGDIRMTLHAGKATVTGRRSEESLYDFSLATYDTGDTFDQSLAKGFVQLFSLPAKIAAARDARKG; encoded by the coding sequence ATGACCGAGCGCGTGGTCCTCGCCTACTCCGGCGGGCTCGACACCTCCGTCGCCATCCCCTACCTCGCCGAGAAGATGAACGCCGAGGTCGTCTGCGTCGCCGTGGACCTCGGCCAGGGCGGCGAGGACATGGAGGCGATCCAGAAGCGGGCCATCGACTGCGGCGCCGCCGAGTCGGTCGTGGTGGACGCCAAGGAGGAGTTCGCCGCCGACTTCTGCGTGCCCGCGCTGCAGGCCAACGCCCTCTACATGGACCGCTACCCGCTGGTGTCGTCGCTGTCGCGCCCGCTCATCGTCAAGCACCTGGTGTCGGCGGCCGAGCAGTTCGGCGGCACCGTCGTCTCGCATGGCTGCACCGGCAAGGGCAACGACCAGGTCCGCTTCGAGGCAGGCCTGGCCGCGCTGGCGCCCGGCCTGAAGGTCGTCGCGCCCGCCCGCGACTTCGCCTGGACCCGCGACAAGGCCATCGAGTACGCCGAGGCCAAGGGCCTGCCCATCGAGACGTCGAAGAAGAACCCGTTCTCCATCGACCAGAACCTCTGGGGCCGCGCCGTCGAGACGGGCTTCCTGGAGGACATCTGGAACGGCCCGACCGAAGAGGTCTACGCCTACACCGCCGACCCGTCCCAGCCGAAGGAGCCGGACGAGGTCGTCGTCACCTTCGAAGCTGGCGTCCCGGTCAAGATCGACGGGCGGCCGCTGACGCCGTACCAGATCATCGACGAGCTCAACAAGCGCGCCGGCGCCCAGGGCGTCGGCCGGATCGACATGGTCGAGGACCGGCTCGTCGGCATCAAGTCCCGCGAGGTGTACGAGGCGCCGGGCGCCATCGCGCTCATCACGGCCCACATGGAGCTGGAGAACGTCACCGTCGAGCGCGACCTGGCCCGCTTCAAGCGCGGCGTCGACCAGCGGTGGAGCGAGCTCGTCTACGACGGTTTGTGGTTCTCGCCGCTCAAGGACGCCCTCGACGCGCTTATCGCCGAGGCCCAGAAGCACGTCTCCGGCGACATCCGCATGACGCTGCACGCCGGCAAGGCCACCGTCACCGGCCGCCGCTCCGAGGAGTCCCTGTACGATTTCTCGCTGGCCACGTACGACACCGGCGACACCTTCGACCAGTCGCTCGCCAAGGGCTTCGTCCAGCTGTTCTCCCTCCCCGCGAAGATCGCCGCGGCGCGGGACGCGAGGAAGGGCTGA
- the argH gene encoding argininosuccinate lyase: MSRGIQEEKITVSDGKPMRLWGGRFEGGPADALTRLSVSVHFDWRLVPYDLAASRAHARVLHKAGLLNDEELERMIGALDDLERACKAGEFRPTVADEDVHTALERGLLERLGSLGGKLRAGRSRNDQIATDLRLYLRDHARTIVSRLVELETALMTQAAEHAETAAPGMTHLQHAQPVSFGHQLLAHVHAFTRDIDRLIDWDKRAAISPLGSGALAGSSLPLDPQAVAQELGFSAAAPNSMDAVADRDFAAEFLFAAALIGVHLSRLGEEIVLWASQEFRWIEMDDAYSTGSSIMPQKKNPDVAELARGKSGRLIGNLMSLLTTLKGLPLTYNRDLQEDKEPVFDTVDTLLLVLPAMAGLVATMRVNTARLEASAPDGFALATDLAELLVRRGVAFREAHEAVGHLVVWCQVHDKDLGELTDDELAKVSPHLTPDVRDVLNVPGALAARKAHGGTAPDRVRDQLIALREAVDAQAAWAAGS, translated from the coding sequence ATGTCGCGGGGGATACAGGAGGAGAAGATTACGGTGAGTGATGGCAAGCCGATGCGGCTGTGGGGCGGGCGGTTCGAAGGAGGCCCGGCCGACGCGCTGACCCGGCTGTCGGTGAGCGTGCACTTCGACTGGCGGCTGGTGCCGTACGACCTGGCGGCGTCCAGGGCGCACGCGCGCGTGCTGCACAAAGCGGGGCTGCTGAACGACGAGGAGCTCGAGCGCATGATCGGCGCGCTCGACGACCTGGAGCGGGCCTGCAAGGCGGGCGAGTTCCGGCCGACGGTCGCCGACGAGGACGTGCACACCGCGCTGGAGCGCGGCCTGCTGGAGCGGCTCGGCTCGCTCGGCGGCAAGCTCCGCGCCGGCCGCTCGCGCAACGACCAGATCGCCACCGACCTGCGTCTCTATCTCCGCGACCACGCCCGCACGATCGTCTCCCGGCTGGTCGAGCTGGAGACGGCGCTGATGACCCAGGCCGCCGAGCACGCCGAGACGGCCGCGCCCGGCATGACGCACCTGCAGCACGCGCAGCCGGTGTCGTTCGGCCACCAGCTGCTGGCGCACGTGCACGCCTTCACCCGCGACATCGACCGGCTCATCGACTGGGACAAGCGCGCCGCGATCTCCCCGCTCGGCTCCGGCGCGCTGGCGGGCTCGTCGCTTCCGCTGGATCCGCAGGCTGTGGCGCAGGAGCTGGGCTTCTCGGCGGCCGCGCCCAACTCCATGGACGCCGTCGCCGACCGGGACTTCGCGGCCGAGTTCCTGTTCGCCGCCGCCCTGATCGGGGTGCACCTGTCGCGGCTGGGCGAGGAGATCGTCCTGTGGGCCTCGCAGGAGTTCCGCTGGATCGAGATGGACGACGCCTACTCCACCGGCTCGTCGATCATGCCCCAGAAGAAGAACCCCGACGTGGCCGAGCTGGCCCGCGGCAAGTCAGGGCGGCTGATCGGCAACCTGATGTCGCTGCTGACCACGCTCAAGGGCCTGCCGCTGACCTACAACCGCGACCTGCAGGAGGACAAGGAGCCGGTCTTCGACACCGTCGACACGCTCCTGCTCGTCCTGCCCGCGATGGCCGGGCTCGTGGCGACCATGCGGGTCAACACCGCCCGCCTGGAGGCCTCCGCCCCCGACGGGTTCGCGCTCGCCACCGACCTGGCCGAGCTGCTGGTGCGCCGCGGCGTGGCGTTCCGCGAGGCCCACGAGGCCGTCGGCCACCTGGTGGTGTGGTGCCAGGTGCACGACAAGGACCTCGGCGAGCTCACCGACGACGAGCTGGCCAAGGTGTCGCCGCACCTCACGCCCGACGTGCGCGACGTGCTCAACGTGCCCGGAGCCCTCGCCGCACGCAAGGCGCACGGCGGCACTGCCCCCGACCGCGTACGCGACCAGCTCATCGCGCTCCGCGAAGCGGTCGACGCGCAGGCGGCATGGGCGGCGGGCAGCTGA
- a CDS encoding DNA-3-methyladenine glycosylase — protein sequence MGGGQLSSAPLPRSFFDRSSHEVAPDLLGRVLAHGDVAVRLTEVEAYGGPGEDPAAHTYRGRTPRNAVMFGPPGHLYVYFTYGMHFCANLVCLPDGCGSAVLLRAGEVVAGLDEARRRRNGGRAADSAGRRSIPDRDLARGPARLAVALGLLREHNGLDAIWEGPPDLAGGDGARRLTGRPHTAAMMLEGDPADPASIRSGPRTGISTAKEVPWRFWIDGDPTVSPYRAHVPRRRSAAATSVGEAPSS from the coding sequence ATGGGCGGCGGGCAGCTGAGCTCCGCCCCGCTGCCGCGGAGCTTCTTCGACAGGTCGTCGCACGAGGTGGCGCCCGACCTGCTCGGGCGCGTCCTCGCGCACGGCGACGTCGCCGTGCGCCTGACCGAGGTCGAGGCGTACGGCGGCCCGGGCGAGGACCCGGCGGCGCACACCTACCGGGGCAGGACGCCCCGCAACGCCGTCATGTTCGGCCCGCCGGGCCACCTGTACGTGTACTTCACCTACGGCATGCACTTCTGCGCCAACCTCGTCTGCCTGCCCGACGGCTGCGGCTCGGCCGTGCTGCTGCGGGCGGGCGAGGTGGTGGCGGGTCTCGACGAGGCACGCCGGCGGCGCAACGGCGGGCGCGCGGCGGACAGCGCCGGCCGCAGGTCCATCCCCGATCGGGATCTCGCCCGGGGCCCCGCCAGGCTCGCGGTGGCCCTCGGCCTCCTGCGCGAGCACAACGGCCTTGACGCGATCTGGGAAGGCCCGCCGGACCTGGCCGGCGGGGACGGCGCCCGCCGGCTGACCGGCCGGCCCCACACAGCGGCCATGATGCTCGAAGGCGACCCGGCCGACCCCGCCTCGATCAGGTCAGGGCCTCGCACCGGCATCTCGACGGCCAAGGAGGTGCCGTGGCGGTTCTGGATCGACGGCGACCCGACCGTGTCGCCGTACCGAGCTCACGTGCCGCGCCGCCGCAGCGCCGCCGCCACCTCCGTGGGAGAGGCGCCCAGCTCGTGA
- a CDS encoding PH domain-containing protein: MWRVRRELAVFKILGGLVCAGLAVYWWLAGDVRGVILAVPAAVLVGAMGLRDLIVPVRLAADESGITVVHGFAGKRHVPWEAIWDIKVDVRRRWGLRSGMLEIDTGDHLHVFSPHELGASPTEVAAALRRRGT; this comes from the coding sequence ATGTGGAGGGTCCGTCGCGAGCTGGCCGTTTTCAAGATCTTAGGGGGTCTGGTATGCGCCGGACTCGCCGTTTACTGGTGGTTGGCAGGCGATGTCCGCGGCGTGATCCTAGCCGTCCCCGCGGCCGTCCTGGTGGGGGCGATGGGGCTGCGTGACCTGATCGTTCCGGTGCGGCTGGCGGCCGACGAGAGCGGGATCACCGTGGTGCACGGGTTCGCGGGCAAGCGGCACGTGCCCTGGGAGGCGATCTGGGACATCAAGGTCGACGTCCGCAGGAGGTGGGGGCTGCGCAGCGGGATGCTGGAGATCGACACGGGTGATCACCTGCACGTCTTCAGTCCTCACGAGCTGGGCGCCTCTCCCACGGAGGTGGCGGCGGCGCTGCGGCGGCGCGGCACGTGA
- the tyrS gene encoding tyrosine--tRNA ligase, whose product MIDILDDLAWRGLIAQSTDLDALRASMAKGPITVYCGFDPTAPSLHVGHFVPLLTLRRLQRAGHRPIGLVGGATGLIGDPSGRNTERSLNATEVVAEWVERLRGQVGRFLDFDAQPNAALMVSNLDWTGELSAIGFLRDIGKHFPVNRMLARESVSARLQGEGLSYTEFSYQILQANDYLELHRRYNCTLQIGGSDQWGNLTAGADLIRRVEGAHVHALTLPLITKADGTKFGKTAGGALWLDPEMTSPYAFYQYFLNSDDRDVIHYLKVFTFKSREEIEALEKAVAERPFAREAQRTLAEDLTELLHGKEELDAVVAASKALFGQGALEDLPASTLAAALAEVPKAEIAALGAPFVDLLADSGLVESKSAARRAVKEGGAYLNNVKITDETYVPAADDLLHGRFMVLRRGKKSIGGVEVG is encoded by the coding sequence GTGATCGACATTCTCGATGACCTCGCGTGGCGAGGCCTGATCGCTCAGTCCACCGACCTCGACGCGCTGCGTGCGTCCATGGCCAAGGGACCGATCACGGTCTATTGCGGTTTCGACCCGACCGCGCCCTCCCTGCACGTCGGCCACTTCGTGCCGCTGCTCACGCTGCGCCGCCTGCAGCGGGCCGGGCACCGCCCGATCGGACTGGTCGGCGGCGCCACCGGCCTGATCGGCGACCCGAGCGGCCGCAACACCGAGCGCTCCCTGAACGCGACCGAGGTCGTCGCCGAATGGGTGGAGCGCCTGCGCGGGCAGGTCGGCCGGTTCCTCGACTTCGACGCCCAGCCCAACGCCGCCCTCATGGTGAGCAACCTCGACTGGACCGGCGAGCTGAGCGCCATCGGCTTCCTGCGCGACATCGGCAAGCACTTCCCGGTCAACCGCATGCTGGCCAGGGAGTCGGTCTCCGCGCGCCTGCAAGGTGAGGGGCTGAGCTACACCGAGTTCAGCTACCAGATCCTGCAGGCCAACGACTACCTCGAGCTGCACCGCCGCTACAACTGCACGCTGCAGATCGGCGGCAGCGACCAGTGGGGCAACCTCACGGCGGGCGCTGACCTGATCCGCCGCGTCGAGGGCGCGCACGTCCACGCGCTCACCCTGCCGCTGATCACAAAGGCCGACGGCACCAAGTTCGGCAAGACGGCGGGTGGCGCGCTCTGGCTCGACCCGGAGATGACCTCCCCCTACGCCTTCTACCAATACTTCCTCAACTCCGACGACCGCGACGTGATCCACTACCTCAAGGTGTTCACGTTCAAGAGCCGCGAGGAGATCGAGGCCCTGGAGAAGGCCGTCGCCGAGCGGCCCTTCGCCCGCGAGGCGCAGCGGACGCTGGCCGAGGACCTGACTGAGCTGCTGCACGGCAAGGAAGAGCTCGACGCGGTCGTGGCGGCCTCCAAGGCGCTCTTCGGCCAGGGTGCTCTGGAAGACCTGCCTGCCTCGACGCTGGCGGCCGCGCTGGCCGAGGTGCCCAAAGCCGAGATCGCCGCGCTGGGGGCGCCGTTCGTGGACCTGCTGGCCGACAGCGGCCTGGTGGAGTCGAAGTCGGCGGCCCGGCGGGCGGTCAAGGAGGGCGGGGCATACCTCAACAACGTCAAGATCACCGACGAGACGTACGTGCCGGCCGCCGACGACCTGCTGCACGGGCGCTTCATGGTGCTGCGGCGCGGCAAGAAGTCGATCGGCGGCGTCGAGGTCGGCTGA